The Rhinoderma darwinii isolate aRhiDar2 chromosome 8, aRhiDar2.hap1, whole genome shotgun sequence genome has a window encoding:
- the LOC142658779 gene encoding sodium- and chloride-dependent neutral and basic amino acid transporter B(0+)-like has protein sequence MGNISLSRCMRCRRKNSIQTNNDDVSVTNTEENQDREFWSSKTDYLLSLVGYAVGLGNVWRFPYLAFKHGGGAFLIPYIIMLALAGLPLLFLECSLGQFASLGPIEIWRIVPLFQGVGVTMVLISTLVSIYYNVIIAYSLFYLFSSFRSYLPWSDCFEWADSNCQSSLSGICNVTLENLTVTMNVSWVNENNLTCSVGNNTELPSKQYWDKVALKRSSGMDETGQVVWHLALCLLLAWIITAAALVKGIKSSGKVVYITAVFPYAVLIILLVRGATLEGAKDGIEYYIGQQSDITKLSNGEVWRDAATQIFYSLNTAWGGLIALSSYNKFQNNCYWDSIVVSIINCLTSILAGFAIFSILGHMALVSGKKVSDVVDEGFGLAFIAYPDALAKLPVSPLWSILFFCMLLALGLDSQFALIETLTTTIQDVFPKFMKKMRIPITAAICAVLFLLGLPCVTQSGIYWVNLIDAFCGGWALLFAAVLELVAVIWIYGGNRVIMDIEMMIGKKHWIFWLWWRICWYFVSPVLLAVILVWSLVTYETAAYGGVVYPKWAIILGFLMVLFCLVWIPIIALVKVIHAPGNIFQRIAKCCRPTENWGPRLPRNRGERYQNMKDDTAKEDKEEVEIQDINGFDNSSFQKD, from the exons ATGGGAAATATATCCTTATCTAGATGTATGAGATGCCGTCGGAAAAATTCTATACAAACAAAT AATGATGACGTGAGTGTGACAAACACTGAAGAGAATCAAGACCGGGAGTTTTGGTCCAGTAAAACAGACTATCTCCTGTCTTTGGTGGGATATGCGGTGGGACTTGGAAATGTGTGGAGATTTCCATACCTTGCTTTTAAGCATGGAGGAG GAGCATTTCTTATTCCTTATATAATCATGCTGGCATTGGCTGGATTACCTTTGTTATTTCTTGAGTGCTCACTTGGGCAGTTTGCCAGTTTAGGCCCCATTGAAATATGGAGAATTGTACCACTCTTCCAAG GTGTTGGCGTTACCATGGTGCTGATATCTACATTAGTATCTATATACTACAATGTAATTATTGCCTACAGTCTCTTTTATCTATTTTCCTCATTCCGAAGTTATCTGCCTTGGTCTGACTGCTTCGAGTGGGCAGATAGTAACTGTCAAAGCAGCTTAAGTG GAATATGCAATGTAACTTTAGAGAACCTTACAGTAACAATGAACGTATCATGGGTTAATGAAAACAACCTTACCTGCTCTGTTGGAAATAACACTGAATTACCCAGCAAACAATATTGGGA CAAAGTGGCTCTTAAGAGATCGAGTGGTATGGACGAGACAGGGCAGGTGGTCTGGCACTTAGCCCTCTGCCTGCTACTAGCATGGATTATTACTGCTGCTGCATTGGTGAAAGGAATAAAGTCTTCAGGAAAG gttGTATATATCACAGCCGTATTCCCATACGCTGTCCTAATTATCCTTCTTGTCCGAGGGGCAACTTTGGAGGGAGCCAAAGACGGCATTGAATATTATATTGGACAACAGTCTGACATTACGAAGCTTAGTAATGGTGAA GTGTGGAGAGATGCTGCTACCCAAATATTTTACTCTCTAAACACGGCCTGGGGAGGACTGATCGCTCTTTCATCTTATAACAAATTTCAAAACAATTGTTACTGGGATTCCATAGTTGTCTCCATAATAAACTGCCTGACCAGCATCCTTGCAGGATTTGCTATCTTCTCCATCCTTGGACACATGGCTTTGGTGTCAGGAAAAAAGGTTTCCGATGTGGTGGATGAAG GTTTTGGGTTGGCATTCATCGCTTACCCTGATGCATTGGCAAAATTGCCAGTTTCTCCTCTCTGGTCAATTCTGTTCTTTTGCATGCTGCTGGCATTGGGACTTGACTCACAGTTTGCACTTATAG AGACCCTGACAACTACAATACAAGACGTGTTTCCAAAATTCATGAAAAAAATGAGAATTCCCATTACTGCAGCAATATGTGCCGTGTTATTTCTTCTTGGGCTTCCTTGTGTTACTCAG TCCGGAATATACTGGGTCAACCTCATTGATGCCTTCTGTGGAGGATGGGCACTGTTGTTTGCCGCAGTTTTGGAATTGGTGGCTGTCATCTGGATATATG GTGGCAATAGGGTAATCATGGACATAGAGATGATGATTGGAAAGAAGCACTGGATCTTCTGGCTATGGTGGAGAATCTGCTGGTATTTTGTATCACCTGTTTTATTGGCT GTCATTTTGGTCTGGTCATTGGTCACCTATGAGACTGCTGCATATGGTGGTGTAGTATATCCCAAATGGGCAATTATACTTGGTTTTCTAATGGTTCTTTTTTGCTTGGTATGGATTCCCATTATAGCTCTCGTAAAAGTCATTCACGCTCCTGGTAACATTTTTCAG CGCATTGCAAAATGTTGTAGACCAACTGAAAACTGGGGCCCTCGACTGCCGAGAAACCGCGGTGAGAGGTATCAAAATATGAAAGACGACACTGCCAAGGAAGACAAGGAAGAAGTTGAGATTCAGGATATTAACGGATTTGACAACTCCTCATTTCAGAAAGACTGA